The Drosophila nasuta strain 15112-1781.00 chromosome 2L, ASM2355853v1, whole genome shotgun sequence genome window below encodes:
- the LOC132798756 gene encoding uncharacterized protein LOC132798756 gives MIPLLLQRQQLRLCVAIYRYDQQLLAGTPCERLLDSRLMAYCDIGHIEDLSMTMRDAFGGMLFDTLQKCRPGFEIFGVRCRRRA, from the coding sequence ATGAtaccgttgctgttgcagcgtCAGCAACTGCGTCTCTGTGTGGCCATCTATCGCTATGACCAACAACTGTTGGCTGGAACGCCGTGCGAAAGGCTGCTGGATAGCCGACTCATGGCCTATTGTGATATTGGACACATTGAGGATCTGAGCATGACAATGCGCGATGCATTTGGCGGCATGCTGTTTGATACGCTGCAGAAATGCCGTCCTGGATTCGAGATCTTTGGTGTGCGTTGCAGGCGACGTGCCTGA